One genomic segment of Stenotrophomonas sp. 704A1 includes these proteins:
- a CDS encoding NAD(P)/FAD-dependent oxidoreductase — MSTAFPPSWYASSLPEPAALPSLRGDVHADVAVLGAGYTGLTAALELATRGYRVVLLEAQRIGWGASGRNGGQALVGYGCEVDELERQLGRDDARHLFAWSRDAVQAMRARIDRHRIDCHWVQGHASVAIRARHERDLRAGCEHLQRHYDYPMQWWDRDVLRAQLDSPRYRAAMFDPLSAHLHPLAYARGLADAARAAGVVIHEQSPVTRIQRGAQAGLRTEHGSVHAPQLVVAGNALLQGLVPELERRIMPVGTYIGASAPLGAERARALIGNNMAVSDTAWALDYFRLSHDHRLLFGGRASYSALPPPGLHRVMQRRMHQVFPQLGDVPLQQVWGGYVDITRNRAPHWGRLDGNLYFAQGFSGHGVAAAGLAGEVIAAAIAGQSERLDVFQRLRHAPFPGGRLLRMPLLVAAMSWYKLRDALW, encoded by the coding sequence ATGAGCACCGCCTTTCCGCCCAGCTGGTATGCCAGCAGCCTGCCCGAACCGGCAGCATTGCCGTCCCTGCGCGGTGATGTGCACGCCGACGTGGCCGTACTGGGCGCCGGCTACACCGGACTGACCGCAGCACTCGAACTGGCCACGCGCGGCTATCGTGTCGTGCTGCTGGAAGCGCAGCGGATCGGCTGGGGGGCGTCGGGACGCAACGGAGGCCAGGCACTGGTCGGCTACGGCTGCGAGGTGGACGAACTGGAACGGCAGCTGGGCCGCGACGACGCCCGCCATCTGTTCGCCTGGTCACGCGATGCAGTGCAGGCCATGCGCGCGCGCATCGACCGCCATCGCATCGACTGCCACTGGGTGCAAGGCCACGCCAGCGTGGCGATCCGTGCGCGCCACGAGCGCGACCTGCGCGCCGGCTGCGAACACCTGCAGCGCCACTACGACTACCCGATGCAGTGGTGGGATCGCGATGTCCTGCGTGCGCAGCTGGACAGCCCGCGATACCGGGCGGCGATGTTCGACCCGCTCAGCGCGCACCTGCATCCGCTGGCCTACGCGCGGGGGCTGGCCGATGCCGCGCGCGCAGCCGGGGTGGTCATCCACGAACAGTCGCCGGTGACCCGCATCCAACGCGGCGCGCAGGCGGGGCTGCGTACCGAACACGGCAGCGTGCACGCGCCGCAGCTGGTGGTGGCCGGCAACGCTCTGCTGCAGGGGCTGGTGCCCGAGCTGGAACGGCGCATCATGCCGGTGGGCACGTACATCGGCGCCAGCGCACCGCTGGGGGCCGAGCGCGCCCGCGCCCTGATCGGCAACAACATGGCGGTCTCCGATACCGCCTGGGCGCTGGACTATTTCCGGCTCAGCCACGACCACCGCCTGCTGTTCGGCGGCCGCGCCAGCTATTCGGCGCTACCGCCGCCGGGCCTGCACCGGGTGATGCAACGGCGCATGCACCAGGTGTTCCCGCAGCTGGGCGACGTGCCCCTGCAGCAGGTCTGGGGCGGCTACGTGGACATCACCCGCAACCGGGCGCCGCACTGGGGCCGCCTGGATGGAAATCTGTACTTCGCGCAGGGGTTCTCCGGCCACGGCGTGGCAGCGGCCGGGCTGGCCGGTGAAGTGATCGCCGCCGCCATTGCCGGGCAGAGCGAACGCCTGGACGTGTTCCAGCGGCTGCGGCATGCCCCCTTCCCGGGCGGGCGGCTGCTGCGCATGCCGCTGCTGGTGGCGGCCATGTCCTGGTACAAGCTGCGCGATGCGCTGTGGTGA
- a CDS encoding gamma-glutamyl-gamma-aminobutyrate hydrolase family protein codes for MRRLPWVGLPTDTAVHGHHRFAMAGEKYVRALAEAAQVTPLLLPSLQPPLPSADWLQGLDGLLLTGAVSNIEPQHYEGGRSWPGNPHDPARDANAFALLHEALARDLPVLAICRGFQELNVALGGSLHPQVHAVAGLADHREDPAAAVDVQYGPAHALTLAEDGWLAGWHGGTRAQVNSVHGQGIARLADDLLVEAWADDGLVEAARSRRHRFVLGVQWHPEWRVMDAPFYHAIFRAFGQACRQHHLHRLD; via the coding sequence ATGCGCCGCCTGCCCTGGGTGGGCCTGCCCACCGACACTGCCGTGCACGGCCATCACCGGTTCGCGATGGCCGGCGAGAAGTATGTGCGCGCGCTGGCCGAGGCGGCGCAGGTGACGCCGCTGCTGCTGCCCAGCCTGCAGCCGCCGCTGCCATCGGCGGACTGGCTGCAGGGACTCGATGGGCTGCTGCTGACCGGTGCGGTGAGCAACATCGAACCCCAGCACTATGAAGGCGGGCGCAGCTGGCCGGGCAACCCGCATGATCCGGCGCGCGATGCCAACGCGTTCGCGCTGCTGCACGAGGCGCTGGCGCGCGACCTGCCGGTACTGGCGATCTGCCGCGGCTTCCAGGAACTGAACGTGGCCCTGGGCGGCAGCCTGCATCCGCAGGTGCACGCGGTTGCCGGGCTGGCCGACCATCGCGAGGACCCGGCGGCGGCGGTGGACGTACAGTATGGACCGGCGCATGCGCTCACCCTGGCCGAAGACGGGTGGCTGGCCGGCTGGCACGGGGGCACCCGCGCGCAGGTCAATTCGGTGCACGGGCAGGGCATTGCAAGGCTGGCCGATGACCTGCTGGTCGAGGCCTGGGCCGACGATGGGCTGGTCGAGGCGGCGCGCAGCCGACGCCATCGCTTCGTGCTCGGCGTACAGTGGCACCCGGAGTGGCGTGTCATGGATGCGCCGTTCTATCACGCTATTTTCCGTGCGTTCGGCCAAGCTTGCCGGCAGCACCACCTTCATCGACTGGATTGA
- a CDS encoding glutamine synthetase family protein — MSSRTRPRKTATPAPPQESSLLRWLKERRITEVECLVPDITGNARGKIIPADKFSHDYGTRLPEGIFATTVTGEFPDDYYDLTSPSDSDMILRPDPDTVRMVPWATDPTAQIIHDCYTKSGEPHELAPRNVLRRVLDAYAELGLRPVVAPELEFFLVQKNTDPDFPLLPPAGRSGRPETARQSYSIDAVNEFDPILDLMYDYCDAMKLDVDTLIHESGAAQLEVNFTHADAMDLADQVFLFKRTMRESAMRHGVYATFLAKPMENEPGSAMHIHQSLVRISDGQNVFSGEHGGEDFSPLFAHYLAGLQKYVPMAMAFFAPNVNSYRRLVFGEVSPSNVHWGFDNRTCGLRVPLDTPENMRVESRFAGSDANPYLAMAATLACGLLGIRERLAPDAPVTGSAKELGYDLPRSLGEALDGLEQCSELQALLGERFCRAYISVKRKEYETFFRVISSWEREFLLLNV, encoded by the coding sequence ATGAGTTCCCGAACGCGCCCGCGCAAGACGGCCACGCCCGCCCCACCGCAGGAAAGCAGCCTGCTGCGGTGGCTGAAGGAACGGCGCATCACCGAGGTCGAATGCCTGGTGCCGGACATCACCGGCAACGCCCGCGGCAAGATCATCCCGGCCGACAAGTTCTCGCATGATTACGGCACGCGCCTGCCCGAAGGCATCTTCGCCACCACCGTCACCGGTGAATTCCCGGACGACTACTACGACCTGACCTCGCCGTCGGACTCGGACATGATCCTGCGCCCCGATCCGGACACGGTGCGCATGGTGCCGTGGGCCACCGACCCGACCGCACAGATCATCCACGACTGCTACACCAAGAGCGGCGAGCCGCACGAACTGGCGCCGCGCAACGTGCTGCGCCGGGTGCTCGATGCCTATGCCGAGCTTGGCCTGCGGCCGGTGGTGGCGCCCGAGCTGGAGTTCTTCCTGGTGCAGAAGAACACCGACCCGGATTTCCCGCTGCTGCCCCCGGCCGGCCGCTCCGGCCGCCCGGAAACGGCGCGGCAGTCGTATTCGATCGACGCGGTCAACGAGTTCGATCCGATCCTCGACCTGATGTACGACTACTGCGACGCGATGAAGCTGGATGTGGATACGCTGATCCATGAGTCCGGTGCCGCGCAGCTGGAGGTCAACTTCACCCACGCCGACGCCATGGACCTGGCCGACCAGGTCTTCCTGTTCAAGCGCACCATGCGCGAATCGGCCATGCGCCACGGCGTGTACGCCACCTTCCTGGCCAAGCCGATGGAGAACGAGCCGGGCAGCGCGATGCACATCCACCAGAGCCTGGTGCGCATCAGCGATGGTCAGAACGTGTTTTCCGGCGAACACGGCGGCGAGGATTTCAGCCCGCTGTTCGCCCACTACCTGGCCGGCCTGCAGAAGTACGTGCCGATGGCCATGGCGTTCTTCGCGCCGAACGTGAATTCCTACCGCCGCCTGGTGTTCGGCGAAGTCTCGCCGAGCAACGTGCACTGGGGCTTCGACAACCGTACCTGCGGCCTGCGCGTGCCGCTGGATACCCCGGAGAACATGCGGGTGGAAAGCCGCTTCGCCGGTTCCGATGCCAATCCCTACCTGGCGATGGCGGCGACCCTGGCCTGCGGCCTGCTCGGCATCCGCGAGCGCCTGGCCCCGGACGCGCCGGTCACCGGCAGCGCCAAGGAACTGGGCTATGACCTGCCGCGTTCGCTGGGTGAGGCGCTGGATGGGCTGGAACAGTGCAGCGAACTGCAGGCGCTGCTCGGCGAGCGTTTCTGCCGCGCCTACATCTCGGTCAAGCGCAAGGAATATGAGACGTTCTTCCGCGTGATCAGCTCGTGGGAACGCGAGTTCCTGCTGCTCAACGTGTGA
- a CDS encoding polyamine ABC transporter substrate-binding protein gives MKLRILTLGLASAMLSACGGGNGGGQDSQVLNVYNYSDYIAEDTIPNFEKESGIKVTYDVFDSDEMVETKLLAGNSGYDVVVPTLNFFGRQIQAGVFLPLDKSKIPNLANLDPAVMKRIATQDPGNQYGVPYMIGTTGIGYNVDMLKERFGGSAEIANSWDLVFKPENISKMKDCGVTILDTPADMIPIALHYLGLDPHSADPAELQKAADLLKSIRPYVQNFHSSQYVGSLANGGTCLVVGWSGDIIQARDRAEEASNGVHVAYSIPKEGAPQWFDMLAIPKDAKHPEAAYQFINYLLEPKVAAANTNFIHYGNPVPTATPLVDEAIRTDPTIYPPADVAAKMFTYSINTPETDKLYTRLWTEVKTGR, from the coding sequence ATGAAGCTGCGTATCCTCACGCTCGGCCTGGCCTCCGCCATGCTTTCCGCCTGTGGCGGCGGCAACGGCGGCGGACAGGACAGCCAGGTCCTGAACGTCTACAACTACAGCGACTACATCGCCGAGGACACCATTCCCAACTTCGAGAAGGAGAGCGGAATCAAGGTGACCTACGATGTGTTCGACAGCGATGAGATGGTCGAGACCAAGCTGCTGGCCGGCAACAGCGGCTACGACGTGGTGGTGCCGACGCTGAACTTCTTCGGCCGGCAGATCCAGGCCGGCGTGTTCCTGCCGCTGGACAAGTCGAAGATCCCCAACCTGGCCAACCTCGACCCGGCGGTGATGAAGCGCATCGCCACCCAGGACCCGGGCAACCAGTACGGCGTGCCCTACATGATCGGCACCACCGGCATCGGCTACAACGTGGACATGCTGAAAGAGCGCTTCGGCGGCAGCGCCGAGATCGCCAACAGCTGGGACCTGGTGTTCAAGCCGGAGAACATCAGCAAGATGAAGGACTGCGGCGTGACCATCCTGGACACGCCGGCCGACATGATTCCGATCGCGCTGCACTACCTGGGGCTGGACCCGCACAGCGCCGACCCGGCCGAGCTGCAGAAGGCGGCCGACCTGCTGAAGTCGATCCGCCCGTACGTGCAGAACTTCCATTCCTCGCAGTACGTGGGTTCGCTGGCCAACGGCGGTACCTGCCTGGTGGTCGGCTGGTCGGGTGACATCATCCAGGCCCGCGACCGCGCCGAAGAAGCCAGCAATGGCGTGCACGTGGCCTATTCGATCCCGAAGGAAGGTGCTCCGCAGTGGTTTGACATGCTGGCGATCCCGAAGGACGCCAAGCATCCGGAAGCGGCCTACCAGTTCATCAATTACCTGCTGGAGCCGAAGGTCGCCGCGGCCAACACCAATTTCATTCATTACGGCAACCCGGTCCCGACCGCGACGCCGCTGGTGGACGAGGCGATCCGCACCGATCCCACCATCTATCCGCCGGCCGACGTGGCCGCGAAGATGTTCACCTACTCGATCAACACGCCGGAGACCGACAAGCTCTACACCCGGCTGTGGACCGAGGTGAAGACCGGCAGGTAA
- a CDS encoding M35 family metallo-endopeptidase, translating into MKALSWIGSVTMFLAWAAPANAQLSVQMKEAAGTATADVVVDVTYINSGAAALSIPERGLPRVLHDGRLWNDTFLVIAQDGSAAAYRGIIAHLSAAARAKTVTLAPGQRLVRQVNLSRNYELRPGQTYRISAPVLRYRILGSTEAAGAAAIGKEASTAPVSMLIVAPLPRAGRSAETAPQEASRSASCPPDRLKDVAAGITAAAGVARSSRSYLESLYGYEVGESSIIVTFNETARYRSWFGEHGDPNVESPVNDRIRKTVSGIATRFALLKPPSCDCPEELVGDTNAWISTAVPYVLNYCPRFFDLPVGPNVPSGSKAATIYHEVTHFADAYALATTDLDEQFPSPEDARYVARTARDLAAEHAYGYEYFADNHGNED; encoded by the coding sequence ATGAAAGCCCTGTCCTGGATCGGTTCCGTAACCATGTTTCTGGCCTGGGCTGCTCCCGCAAATGCGCAGTTGTCCGTGCAGATGAAGGAGGCAGCTGGAACCGCCACGGCTGACGTCGTGGTCGACGTCACCTATATCAATTCCGGAGCAGCGGCGCTCAGTATTCCCGAGCGGGGGCTGCCCAGAGTCCTGCACGATGGAAGACTGTGGAATGATACATTCCTTGTCATTGCGCAGGATGGAAGCGCAGCGGCATATCGCGGAATCATTGCCCACCTCAGTGCCGCTGCTCGGGCGAAGACAGTGACGCTGGCGCCAGGGCAGCGGCTTGTACGGCAGGTCAATCTTTCCCGGAACTATGAGCTTCGTCCTGGTCAGACATACAGGATTTCTGCCCCGGTTCTCAGATACCGGATTCTTGGCAGTACGGAGGCCGCAGGAGCGGCCGCGATCGGCAAGGAGGCTTCTACCGCTCCCGTTTCGATGTTGATAGTCGCCCCGCTGCCTCGTGCAGGCCGGAGCGCAGAAACCGCGCCGCAGGAGGCATCCCGATCAGCATCCTGCCCGCCAGACCGTTTGAAAGACGTTGCGGCGGGGATTACCGCTGCGGCAGGTGTCGCTCGCAGTTCGAGGAGCTATCTGGAGTCGCTTTATGGATATGAGGTCGGAGAATCATCCATCATTGTGACTTTCAATGAGACTGCTCGCTACAGGTCGTGGTTTGGTGAGCATGGTGATCCCAATGTCGAAAGTCCGGTCAACGACCGTATCAGAAAGACAGTCTCGGGAATCGCTACCCGGTTCGCATTGCTCAAGCCACCCTCTTGCGATTGCCCGGAAGAGCTGGTTGGAGACACCAATGCCTGGATCTCTACTGCAGTTCCTTATGTTTTGAATTACTGCCCGCGTTTTTTCGATCTCCCGGTAGGTCCCAATGTGCCCTCTGGATCAAAGGCGGCGACCATCTACCATGAGGTAACTCACTTCGCTGATGCGTACGCGCTTGCAACCACAGACCTGGACGAGCAGTTTCCAAGCCCGGAGGACGCCCGCTATGTCGCCAGGACGGCACGCGATCTGGCGGCCGAGCACGCGTACGGGTATGAGTACTTCGCCGACAATCATGGCAACGAGGACTGA
- a CDS encoding ABC transporter ATP-binding protein, translated as MPVEAQPEATVVDTSGVPGYLSIRDLRKEFDGFVAVDDVNLDVRKGEIFALLGGSGSGKSTLLRCLGGFETPTRGSITLDGQRLDALPPYQRPVNMMFQSYALFPHMTVEQNIAFGLKQDGMAKDAIGRRVGEMLELVQMGHLGKRKPHQLSGGQQQRVALARSLAKGPKLLLLDEPMGALDKKLRSQMQLELVSIIESSGVTCVMVTHDQEEAMTMATRIAVMDAGWIQQVGKPDEVYEQPANRFVAGFIGSVNLFDGVIDEDLPEYVTVRSPLFPAPVYIAHGITCYEGQPVAFALRPEKVMIGKDEPEGHTNKAQGVIEDIAYFGSHSVYHVRLPSGAKVLANFANSQRWASDGLTWGDEVWVHWRDNDGVVLTS; from the coding sequence ATGCCCGTTGAAGCCCAGCCGGAAGCCACCGTCGTCGACACGAGCGGTGTGCCCGGCTATCTCTCCATCCGCGACCTGCGCAAGGAATTCGATGGCTTCGTCGCTGTCGACGATGTCAACCTGGACGTGCGCAAGGGCGAGATCTTCGCGCTGCTCGGTGGCTCTGGCAGCGGCAAATCGACCCTGCTGCGCTGCCTGGGCGGCTTCGAGACGCCCACCCGCGGCAGCATTACCCTGGATGGCCAGCGCCTGGACGCGCTGCCGCCGTACCAGCGGCCGGTCAACATGATGTTCCAGTCCTACGCCCTGTTCCCGCACATGACGGTCGAGCAGAACATCGCCTTCGGCCTCAAACAGGACGGAATGGCCAAGGACGCGATCGGCAGGCGTGTGGGCGAGATGCTGGAACTGGTGCAGATGGGCCACCTCGGCAAGCGCAAGCCGCACCAGCTGTCCGGTGGCCAGCAGCAGCGCGTGGCGCTGGCGCGGTCGCTGGCCAAGGGGCCCAAGCTGCTGCTGCTGGACGAACCGATGGGCGCGCTGGACAAGAAGCTGCGCTCGCAGATGCAGCTGGAACTGGTCAGCATCATCGAATCGTCGGGCGTGACCTGCGTGATGGTCACCCATGACCAGGAGGAGGCGATGACCATGGCCACCCGCATCGCGGTGATGGACGCCGGTTGGATCCAGCAGGTCGGCAAGCCCGATGAGGTCTACGAGCAGCCGGCCAACCGTTTCGTCGCCGGCTTCATCGGTTCGGTCAACCTGTTCGATGGTGTGATCGACGAAGACCTGCCCGAATACGTGACCGTGCGTTCGCCGCTGTTTCCGGCGCCGGTCTACATCGCCCATGGCATCACCTGCTACGAGGGCCAGCCGGTGGCATTCGCACTGCGCCCGGAGAAGGTGATGATCGGCAAGGACGAGCCCGAGGGTCACACCAACAAGGCGCAGGGCGTGATCGAGGACATCGCCTACTTCGGCAGCCATTCGGTCTACCACGTGCGCCTGCCCAGCGGCGCCAAGGTGCTGGCCAACTTCGCCAACTCGCAGCGCTGGGCCAGCGATGGCCTGACCTGGGGCGACGAAGTCTGGGTGCACTGGCGCGACAACGATGGCGTGGTGCTGACCTCATGA